The genomic interval TTGTCGAGTTTCTCCATCACCTCCCCTTCTATGGTTTGGTAGTGCTCTGTATCGATGATGATGAAGTGCGCAGCCTGTTGCCTGAGATCTCTCGTACGGCAATCACATACGGTTTCTCGGCGGATGCCGATCTGCGTGCCGAAAACCTTCGTCAGGAAGGGCTGCGCACCCACTTTCAGGTCTCGCCAAAGGAGGGTGATCATTTTGATGTGACTCTGAATATGCCGGGTCGTCATAACGTCCTCAATGCGCTGGCGGCGATTGCAGTGGCCCTGGAGTTGGGAGTGGATGTCTCATCGATACAGCGCTCTTTGGTCGAGTTTGGTGGGATCGGGCGGCGTTTTCAGGCAACAGAGTGCAGGCTTTCGGATGGGCGCAATATCATGCTGGTGGACGATTACGCTCACCACCCGAGTGAAGTGGCGGCCACTCTTGATGCGGTAAACGAAGGATGGCCCGGGCGGCGTGTTGTCTTGGCGTTTCAGCCTCACCGCTATAGTCGGACTCAAGAACAGTTTGAAGATTTTTCCCAGGTGCTGTCACGACCGGATGTTCTGCTGCTGGGTGAAGTTTTTGCTGCGGGTGAAAAACCGATTGCAGGGGCTGACGGTCGCGCCCTGAGCCGTGCCATCCGGGCGCGTGGGCAGGTGGATCCAATCTTTGTCGAGCCCATTTCAGAACTCCCGGAGGTGTTGTCGGGAGTGGTGAGTGAGGGTGACATCGTGCTTACACTCGGTGCCGGTGATATCGGTCGGGTCGCTGCCGGTCTTGCGGATAAGTTGAGTGGAGAGGGGAAGGCGTGATGAAGCACCAGGCAGGCAGACATCTGCACATGGGGTGTGGTGAACCACTTACCGGACTGGCACCGTTGCGGACATTGATCGTGAAGCCGCAGCGGCTGTATCAAAAAGCAGTAGAGAAGAGAGTCAGTGGTATCCGTCGGTTAAAGGAGAAGCAGCGTTGATGGCGGCTCAGGAGACAGCTCTCCTGAGGGGCGAGATGCGCCATGATGAGCCACTCTCGCTCCATACCAGCTGGCGTGTTGGTGGGCCTGCACGCCATTTTTACCGCCCGGCGGACAGCGATGATCTGTTGCTGTTTTTGGCCGATTTGGCAGAAGAGGAACCACTGCTCTGGCTTGGGCTTGGCAGTAACCTATTGGTGAGAGACGGAGGCTTCGACGGCACGGTAATCGCTACCCGAGGGTGCATGGAAGCTTTGGATATGCGGGGTGAGACGATATTGCGTGCAGAAGCGGGTGCCTCTTGTGCGGCTGTTGCCCGTTTCGCCTCCCGTCAGGGGCTTACCGGATTGGAGTTTCTTGCCGGTATACCCGGCACCATGGGGGGTGCATTGGCGATGAATGCGGGTGCCTTTGGTGGCGAGACTTGGAAACAGGTTGAGATGGTCGAGACGGTGGATCGCTATGGTGTAGTACGACAGCGCCGGCCCGAAGAGTTTGAGGTGGGATATCGTCACGTCAGTGGCCCCGCCGGTGAGTGGTTTCTTGCCGCCTTGTTGACACTTGATCAGGGTGACAGCACCTCGGCACAACAGAGGGTGCGTGATCTGTTGGCAGAGCGGGCAGAGAAGCAGCCGATTGGGCTGCCTAGTTGCGGATCTGTGTTTCGTAATCCGCCAGGGGATTATGCCGCCCGCCTGATAGAGGTTGCGGGATTGAAGGGGGTGGCTATCGGTGGCGCCAGAGTGTCGCCGAAACACGCCAACTTCATTATCAACGAAGGGGATACAACGGCATCCGAGATCGAACAGCTGATTGAGAGGGTTCGTCAAGAGGTGTTGGCCGACAGCGGTATCGAGTTGCAGACAGAGGTGCATATTGTCGGCATGGCGGAGTCTGGGAGATGAGTGTGACAGCAACAGATTTTGGTCGAGTGGCTGTGCTGATGGGAGGGCGTTCCGCAGAGCGGGAAGTTTCACTCGTCAGTGGACAGGCAGTGCTTGATGGACTGTTGGGTTGCGGTGTCGATGCTCATGGGGTGGATGCAGAGACGGATGTGGTGAAGCAGCTACAGGAAGGTGCATTTAATCGTGCTTTCATCGTCCTCCACGGCAGAGGGGGGGAGGATGGCGTAATACAGGGAGCCCTGGAGACGCTTGGCCTGCCTTATACCGGTAGTGGCGTAGCGGCGTCCTCTCTTGGAATGGATAAGTACCGTTGTAAGTTGCTATGGAAGGGGCTGACGTTACCGACTGCACCCTTCGTCATGATCGCCGGTGAGGATGATCTGGAGCGGGCGGCCGACCTCGGTTTCCCCCTGATGGTGAAGCCATCTCATGAGGGCTCCAGTATCGGTATGGCGCGGGTGGAAAATCGGGATGAGTTACGCAGTGCCTGGCTGGAAGCCGCAGGCTTTGACGCAGAGGTGATGGCGGAGGGCTGGCTCTCAGGCCCGGAGTATACCGCCGCAGTCGTCGACGGAGAGGTGTTGCCGTTGATCCGGGTGGAGACACCCAATGAGTTTTACGACTACGAGGCTAAGTATCAGGCCGACACGACGCACTACCACCTGCCCTGTGGACTGGAACCTTCACGGGAGCAGGTGCTTGCCGAACTGGCGCTGAGCGCTTTCGATGCTGTTGGATGTGAGGGCTGGGGGCGGGTGGATATGCTGATGAGTGACAGTGGCGCACCTCAGCTGTTGGAGGTGAATACGGTACCGGGGATGACCAGTCACAGTTTGGTACCTATGGCGGCAAAGGCCAAGGGTATAGATTTTGATGAACTGGTGTGGCGGATTTTGGCGACAACACTGAGCGTGAAGAGATGAGCAGTCCCACAGCAAAAAGAGGTGGCAAAAAGGTGCAAGAGATTGTGCCGTTGTGGAGGCGACTAGGCAGCTGGTCTCTGGCGCTGGTGCTGTTTGCGATGATGGGAATCGGTGCTGTGTGGGGGACAACGGCTCTGCGAGACCCCTCTGTGCTGCCGTTGGAAGTGGTACGGATCGATGGC from Candidatus Sedimenticola sp. (ex Thyasira tokunagai) carries:
- a CDS encoding D-alanine--D-alanine ligase; its protein translation is MSVTATDFGRVAVLMGGRSAEREVSLVSGQAVLDGLLGCGVDAHGVDAETDVVKQLQEGAFNRAFIVLHGRGGEDGVIQGALETLGLPYTGSGVAASSLGMDKYRCKLLWKGLTLPTAPFVMIAGEDDLERAADLGFPLMVKPSHEGSSIGMARVENRDELRSAWLEAAGFDAEVMAEGWLSGPEYTAAVVDGEVLPLIRVETPNEFYDYEAKYQADTTHYHLPCGLEPSREQVLAELALSAFDAVGCEGWGRVDMLMSDSGAPQLLEVNTVPGMTSHSLVPMAAKAKGIDFDELVWRILATTLSVKR
- the murC gene encoding UDP-N-acetylmuramate--L-alanine ligase, coding for MSQHERKQHRPTPDAMGRMRHIHFVGIGGAGMNGIAQVMLNLDYKVSGSDLKENAATQRLADQGANILIGHGPENVAGADAVVISSAVKDDNPEVVAAREARVPVVPRAEMLAELMRFLYGIAVAGTHGKTTTTSLIASLLSEGGLDPTFVIGGRLNAAGTYARLGKGEYLVAEADESDASFLYLQPMMAVVTNVDADHMTTYGGDFQRLRGTFVEFLHHLPFYGLVVLCIDDDEVRSLLPEISRTAITYGFSADADLRAENLRQEGLRTHFQVSPKEGDHFDVTLNMPGRHNVLNALAAIAVALELGVDVSSIQRSLVEFGGIGRRFQATECRLSDGRNIMLVDDYAHHPSEVAATLDAVNEGWPGRRVVLAFQPHRYSRTQEQFEDFSQVLSRPDVLLLGEVFAAGEKPIAGADGRALSRAIRARGQVDPIFVEPISELPEVLSGVVSEGDIVLTLGAGDIGRVAAGLADKLSGEGKA
- the murB gene encoding UDP-N-acetylmuramate dehydrogenase, which produces MAAQETALLRGEMRHDEPLSLHTSWRVGGPARHFYRPADSDDLLLFLADLAEEEPLLWLGLGSNLLVRDGGFDGTVIATRGCMEALDMRGETILRAEAGASCAAVARFASRQGLTGLEFLAGIPGTMGGALAMNAGAFGGETWKQVEMVETVDRYGVVRQRRPEEFEVGYRHVSGPAGEWFLAALLTLDQGDSTSAQQRVRDLLAERAEKQPIGLPSCGSVFRNPPGDYAARLIEVAGLKGVAIGGARVSPKHANFIINEGDTTASEIEQLIERVRQEVLADSGIELQTEVHIVGMAESGR